The following coding sequences are from one Coffea arabica cultivar ET-39 chromosome 11e, Coffea Arabica ET-39 HiFi, whole genome shotgun sequence window:
- the LOC140021427 gene encoding putative F-box/LRR-repeat protein At5g02930, with the protein MEEMVLDLTSTLPDTIMMDIFSNLSMKEAARTSAVSRRFHNLWKSYGGCLDFDDVETRVLLRAHEKRFDVEQRKYVDWVNEVVVSHQGPMIEQFRVCFDLGADESASIDRWMEFAAARKVHRLELDLSSMLACGKTYKPIKGLDDVYNFPKSGAGYDFKVLASLRLKAVNIAEQDVLNLLSDCPLLEDLSIAGAPSLHNLSILGGGGGRPLRLKHLEIRRCIRLDRIEVAAARNLVSFTHQGKYELGALHSTNMRFQDVPQLSSVSLGVGDYLRHSVSYRFKGVLFLSYSRAFDEFAKFPNLRHLELRFMVSDSLFFTVSFLCASPCLHKLVLRYKIDCEARKRNPQMMWWDEAAIESGHRQVAERSKYGCLKEVELLGWNGGEGEVEFVKHLNEAGAGSLERITVDPRNPWLDIFFDNPLSPPSEEVIAAQEAARNRARDLEPILSPPAKLVVL; encoded by the exons ATGGAGGAGATGGTTTTGGATCTGACGAGTACCTTGCCGGATACAATTATGATGGATATATTTTCAAACTTGTCAATGAAAGAGGCTGCAAGGACAAGTGCTGTATCCCGCCGGTTTCACAATCTATGGAAGTCTTACGGGGGTTGTTTGGACTTTGATGACGTGGAGACCAGAGTGCTTCTTCGGGCTCACGAAAAGAGGTTTGATGTTGAACAGAGGAAATATGTAGACTGGGTGAATGAAGTGGTGGTTTCACATCAAGGCCCAATGATTGAACAATTCAGGGTGTGTTTTGATCTGGGAGCAGATGAATCCGCCAGTATCGACCGATGGATGGAGTTTGCAGCAGCCAGGAAGGTTCACAGGCTCGAGTTGGACTTATCATCCATGCTCGCGTGCGGTAAGACCTACAAACCGATTAAGGGTTTGGATGACGTTTACAACTTCCCCAAGTCGGGTGCTGGTTACGACTTTAAGGTGCTAGCTTCTCTGCGACTGAAAGCTGTAAACATTGCTGAACAAGACGTGCTGAATCTTTTATCCGACTGTCCGCTGCTGGAGGATTTGTCGATTGCTGGTGCACCATCTCTACATAATCTGAGCATTTTGGGTGGTGGCGGCGGTCGGCCGCTTAGGTTGAAGCATTTGGAGATCAGAAGGTGTATTCGGTTGGATCGTATTGAGGTAGCAGCAGCCCGGAATCTTGTTTCTTTTACCCATCAAGGAAAATATGAGCTTGGAGCACTGCACTCTACCAACATGCGCTTCCAAGATGTTCCCCAACTTTCTTCAGTTTCCCTTGGAGTTGGTGATTACCTTCGACATAGTGTATCTTACAGATTCAAAGGCGTCCTTTTCTTATCTTACAGCAG AGCATTTGATGAATTTGCAAAATTTCCGAATCTTCGCCATCTGGAATTAAGATTCATGGTATCAGACAGCCTGTTTTTTACTGTTTCATTTCTCTGTGCATCACCTTGTTTGCATAAATTGGTGCTCCGGTATAAAATAGATTGTGAAGCAAGGAAGCGCAATCCTCAAATGATGTGGTGGGACGAGGCTGCCATAGAGTCAGGGCATCGGCAGGTGGCGGAGAGGAGCAAGTATGGATGCCTCAAGGAGGTGGAACTTTTGGGCTGGAATGGAGGAGAGGGTGAGGTTGAGTTTGTTAAACATTTGAATGAGGCCGGTGCAGGATCACTCGAGAGGATAACTGTTGACCCTCGCAATCCATGGCTAGATATATTTTTCGACAACCCATTATCACCGCCTTCCGAGGAGGTAATTGCTGCCCAGGAAGCTGCTAGGAATCGTGCCAGGGACTTGGAACCAATATTATCTCCACCAGCCAAATTGGTGGTTTTATAA
- the LOC140020939 gene encoding UDP-glycosyltransferase 74B1-like — translation MEATHHPHVVVVPYPSQGHINPLLQFAKRLASKGVKATFATTRYTVKSVHAANIAVEPISDGFDDGGFAQAQKEDVYIKGFRENGSRTLSQIISKYQNSGSPITCVVYDSFLPWALDVARQHGIYGASFFTNSVAVCAIFCHIHHGSLALPVKQEDVPLQLPGLPALNSPDMPSFIKAPESYPAYLAMKMSQYSNLEKADWIFNNSFEELEGEAAKSVSELWPAKLIGPMVPSAYLDGRIEGDGGYGASLWKPLSEHCIRWLKMKPQKSVVYISFGSMVSLSAKQMDEIAWALKGGDFNFLWVVRESERSKFPDRFMDPTAGKGLVVSWCNQLEMLAHPSIGCFVTHCGWNSTLEGLSLGVPMVGMPQWSDQMPDAKFIEDIWRVGVRAKENEFGIVRREELLFCLKQVMEGERSREIRRNAGLWKEMARAAVGEKGSSDKSINEFVKHLMDAKGREGTWNDHFLREG, via the exons ATGGAAGCAACACATCATCCCCACGTGGTGGTAGTCCCATACCCAAGCCAAGGCCACATTAACCCTCTACTCCAGTTTGCCAAACGACTCGCCTCTAAAGGTGTTAAAGCTACATTTGCCACCACTCGCTACACGGTCAAGTCCGTTCATGCAGCGAACATTGCAGTTGAGCCCATCTCCGATGGATTCGATGACGGTGGTTTTGCTCAAGCGCAGAAGGAAGATGTCTACATCAAGGGTTTCAGAGAAAATGGCTCCAGAACTCTATCACAAATCATTTCCAAGTACCAGAACTCTGGCTCTCCCATCACTTGCGTAGTCTATGACTCGTTTCTACCATGGGCTCTTGATGTGGCTAGGCAACATGGAATTTATGGTGCATCATTCTTCACTAACTCAGTAGCTGTTTGCGCCATTTTCTGTCACATACACCACGGTTCCCTTGCTTTGCCGGTAAAACAGGAAGATGTGCCCTTGCAGTTGCCCGGCTTGCCTGCCTTAAACTCTCCTGATATGCCAAGCTTCATCAAGGCACCAGAAAGCTACCCTGCTTACTTAGCAATGAAAATGAGTCAGTACTCGAATTTGGAAAAGGCTGATTGGATATTTAATAACAGCTTTGAAGAACTAGAGGGCGAG gcGGCAAAAAGTGTATCAGAGCTCTGGCCGGCAAAGCTGATAGGACCAATGGTTCCATCTGCTTACCTGGATGGTAGAATTGAGGGAGACGGGGGATATGGAGCTAGTCTATGGAAACCACTCAGTGAACACTGCATCAGATGGCTCAAAATGAAGCCGCAGAAGTCAGTGGTGTACATTTCTTTTGGAAGCATGGTATCTCTATCAGCCAAACAGATGGACGAGATAGCATGGGCACTGAAAGGTGGTGATTTCAATTTCCTTTGGGTTGTGAGAGAGTCAGAACGTAGTAAATTTCCCGATAGATTCATGGACCCTACAGCAGGAAAGGGTCTAGTAGTGTCATGGTGTAATCAGCTAGAAATGTTAGCTCACCCATCCATTGGTTGCTTCGTCACACATTGTGGATGGAACTCAACACTTGAAGGGCTGAGCCTTGGGGTGCCAATGGTGGGAATGCCACAATGGTCTGATCAGATGCCAGATGCCAAGTTTATTGAGGACATATGGCGTGTAGGTGTTAGAGCCAAGGAAAATGAATTTGGAATTGTAAGAAGAGAAGAGCTTCTATTTTGTCTGAAGCAAGTGATGGAAGGAGAAAGAAGTCGTGAGATTAGGAGAAATGCTGGGCTATGGAAGGAAATGGCCAGAGCAGCAGTTGGGGAGAAAGGAAGCTCAGACAAGTCTATCAACGAATTTGTGAAGCATTTAATGGATGCCAAGGGCAGAGAAGGAACCTGGAATGACCACTTCTTGAGAGAAGGATGA
- the LOC140020942 gene encoding gibberellin-regulated protein 11-like, with the protein MVTRRANRRLLPLMDCRGLCKVRCSLHSRPNLCSRACGTCCLRCKCVPPGTAGNREMCGKCYTDMTTHGNRTKCPSYKLTYVPSSLSFVPSSWQLWLVRWTTLPFLASCL; encoded by the exons ATG GTGACGAGAAGAGCTAATAGAAGGCTTCTACCGTTAATGG ACTGCAGAGGACTGTGCAAGGTGAGATGTAGTTTACACTCGAGACCAAACCTGTGCAGCAGAGCTTGTGGAACTTGCTGCCTAAGGTGCAAATGCGTGCCTCCTGGCACCGCAGGGAACAGAGAAATGTGCGGCAAGTGTTACACCGACATGACCACCCACGGCAACAGGACCAAGTGTCCTTCATATAAATTAACCTATGTTCCATCCTCACTATCGTTTGTGCCATCATCGTGGCAGCTCTGGTTAGTTCGGTGGACTACCCTGCCTTTTCTTGCTTCTTGTTTGTGA
- the LOC140004091 gene encoding DEAD-box ATP-dependent RNA helicase 22-like isoform X1: protein MILQHSISFPMLHICRFSSSSSSLSPNLILPLKHSFLRSRLSFSITPCSFKTRSLGTAAAGVATAAGNKSGSETFFAEENVSWASLGVSDLVARALSDIGLHRASLVQAACIPRILSGADTVVAAETGSGKTHGYLVPLFDMLCRTSDDSVESLSDRELGKRYPQSLVLCPNVMLCGQIVQMANNLRKENEEPLLRVAAVCGHQGWPVHEPDIIVSTPVALLNYLYAVDLERCRRSNFIRGVKYVVFDEADMLLCGGFQNQVIRLIHMLRFDEKQLSRMKSLENENTVGLSDKGHIEASINERIDMDGDFILENDERSESDDAAETLETEDHNAQRKDWRRVRKTYERSKQYIFVAATLPMNGKKTAGEVLKRMYPEASWVTGNYVHRHNPRLEQKWIEVTADTQVDALISAVNHGYNSGLNSSSGIVRTIVFANTVEAVEAVSKILTGAGIECFRYHSDSSLDERTRNLLDFQQKGGVFVCTDAAARGLDVPNISHVIQAEFATSAVDFLHRVGRTARAGQPGLVTSLYTEANRDLVSAIRQAEKQGLPVEKAFSRKRSFRNKLKKSGLRKTSVHTVLEKS, encoded by the exons ATGATTTTGCAGCATTCAATTTCATTTCCAATGCTTCACATatgcagattttcatcatcgtCTTCTTCTCTATCCCCTAATCTTATCCTGCCTCTAAAGCATTCTTTTCTCCGATCTCGCTTATCTTTTTCAATCACACCATGCAGCTTTAAAACTAGATCATTGGGAACAGCCGCCGCCGGTGTTGCCACCGCTGCTGGTAATAAAAGTGGAAGTGAGACATTCTTTGCAGAAGAAAATGTTTCATGGGCTTCTCTGGGTGTTTCTGATTTAGTTGCTCGAGCTCTATCTGATATTGGTTTGCACAGAGCCTCCCTAGTTCAG GCCGCTTGCATCCCGAGAATACTTTCGGGAGCTGACACAGTGGTTGCAGCAGAGACTGGTAGTGGGAAAACCCATGGATATCTAGTTCCTTTATTCGATATGTTATGCAGGACCTCTGATGATTCAGTGGAATCTTTGTCTGATCGAGAATTGGGCAAACGCTATCCTCAATCTCTTGTTCTTTGTCCAAATGTCATGTTGTGTGGACAAATTGTCCAGATGGCAAACAATCTGcgtaaagaaaatgaagaacctcTGCTTAGGGTTGCAGCTGTATGTGGGCATCAG GGTTGGCCAGTTCATGAACCAGATATAATAGTTTCAACACCAGTTGCGCTTCTCAATTACCTTTATGCAGTTGATCTAGAGAGATGCAGGCGCTCTAACTTCATACGTGGTGTGAAATATGTT GTTTTTGATGAAGCAGACATGCTTCTTTGTGGGGGCTTCCAGAACCAAGTCATCCGTCTCATACACATGCTTCGCTTTGATGAAAAGCAGTTGTCTCGCATGAAGAGTTTAGAAAATGAGAACACTGTGGGCTTAAGTGATAAGGGTCACATTGAAGCTAGTATAAATGAGCGTATAGATATGGATGGAGattttattttggaaaatgATGAACGTTCTGAGAGTGATGATGCTGCTGAAACCTTGGAAACTGAAGATCATAATGCGCAAAGGAAAGACTGGAGAAGGGTTAGGAAAACATATGAGCGGAGTAAGCAGTACATTTTTGTTGCAGCAACTCTTCCTATGAATGGAAAAAAAACTGCAGGAGAAGTATTGAAACGGATGTATCCAGAAGCCAGCTGGGTTACAGGAAATTACGTCCATCGCCACAACCCCAG GTTGGAGCAGAAATGGATTGAAGTGACAGCTGACACACAGGTAGATGCTCTCATAAGTGCTGTCAACCATGGTTACAATTCTGGATTGAATTCTTCATCTGGGATTGTCCGAACAATTGTGTTTGCCAATACTGTTGAGGCTGTTGAAGCTGTGTCTAAGATCTTGACTGGAGCTGGAATTGAATGTTTTCGTTACCATAGTGATAGCTCGTTGGATGAGCGCACGAGAAATTTATTGGATTTCCAGCAGAAAGGTGGTGTTTTTGTGTGTACAGATGCTGCTGCACGTGGTCTAGATGTGCCTAATATTTCACATGTTATTCAG GCTGAATTTGCTACATCTGCTGTCGATTTCCTCCATAGAGTTGGTCGCACAGCAAGAGCAGGTCAACCTGGCCTTGTTACAAGCCTGTATACAGAAGCAAACCGTGATCTTGTCTCTGCAATTCGCCAAGCTGAAAAACAGGGTCTACCTGTG GAGAAGGCTTTCAGCAGAAAAAGGAGCTTTCGCAACAAGCTCAAGAAGAGCG GTTTGAGGAAAACCAGCGTGCATACCGTTCTGGAAAAATCGTAA
- the LOC140004091 gene encoding DEAD-box ATP-dependent RNA helicase 22-like isoform X2, with translation MILQHSISFPMLHICRFSSSSSSLSPNLILPLKHSFLRSRLSFSITPCSFKTRSLGTAAAGVATAAGNKSGSETFFAEENVSWASLGVSDLVARALSDIGLHRASLVQAACIPRILSGADTVVAAETGSGKTHGYLVPLFDMLCRTSDDSVESLSDRELGKRYPQSLVLCPNVMLCGQIVQMANNLRKENEEPLLRVAAVCGHQGWPVHEPDIIVSTPVALLNYLYAVDLERCRRSNFIRGVKYVVFDEADMLLCGGFQNQVIRLIHMLRFDEKQLSRMKSLENENTVGLSDKGHIEASINERIDMDGDFILENDERSESDDAAETLETEDHNAQRKDWRRVRKTYERSKQYIFVAATLPMNGKKTAGEVLKRMYPEASWVTGNYVHRHNPRLEQKWIEVTADTQVDALISAVNHGYNSGLNSSSGIVRTIVFANTVEAVEAVSKILTGAGIECFRYHSDSSLDERTRNLLDFQQKGGVFVCTDAAARGLDVPNISHVIQAEFATSAVDFLHRVGRTARAGQPGLVTSLYTEANRDLVSAIRQAEKQGLPEKAFSRKRSFRNKLKKSGLRKTSVHTVLEKS, from the exons ATGATTTTGCAGCATTCAATTTCATTTCCAATGCTTCACATatgcagattttcatcatcgtCTTCTTCTCTATCCCCTAATCTTATCCTGCCTCTAAAGCATTCTTTTCTCCGATCTCGCTTATCTTTTTCAATCACACCATGCAGCTTTAAAACTAGATCATTGGGAACAGCCGCCGCCGGTGTTGCCACCGCTGCTGGTAATAAAAGTGGAAGTGAGACATTCTTTGCAGAAGAAAATGTTTCATGGGCTTCTCTGGGTGTTTCTGATTTAGTTGCTCGAGCTCTATCTGATATTGGTTTGCACAGAGCCTCCCTAGTTCAG GCCGCTTGCATCCCGAGAATACTTTCGGGAGCTGACACAGTGGTTGCAGCAGAGACTGGTAGTGGGAAAACCCATGGATATCTAGTTCCTTTATTCGATATGTTATGCAGGACCTCTGATGATTCAGTGGAATCTTTGTCTGATCGAGAATTGGGCAAACGCTATCCTCAATCTCTTGTTCTTTGTCCAAATGTCATGTTGTGTGGACAAATTGTCCAGATGGCAAACAATCTGcgtaaagaaaatgaagaacctcTGCTTAGGGTTGCAGCTGTATGTGGGCATCAG GGTTGGCCAGTTCATGAACCAGATATAATAGTTTCAACACCAGTTGCGCTTCTCAATTACCTTTATGCAGTTGATCTAGAGAGATGCAGGCGCTCTAACTTCATACGTGGTGTGAAATATGTT GTTTTTGATGAAGCAGACATGCTTCTTTGTGGGGGCTTCCAGAACCAAGTCATCCGTCTCATACACATGCTTCGCTTTGATGAAAAGCAGTTGTCTCGCATGAAGAGTTTAGAAAATGAGAACACTGTGGGCTTAAGTGATAAGGGTCACATTGAAGCTAGTATAAATGAGCGTATAGATATGGATGGAGattttattttggaaaatgATGAACGTTCTGAGAGTGATGATGCTGCTGAAACCTTGGAAACTGAAGATCATAATGCGCAAAGGAAAGACTGGAGAAGGGTTAGGAAAACATATGAGCGGAGTAAGCAGTACATTTTTGTTGCAGCAACTCTTCCTATGAATGGAAAAAAAACTGCAGGAGAAGTATTGAAACGGATGTATCCAGAAGCCAGCTGGGTTACAGGAAATTACGTCCATCGCCACAACCCCAG GTTGGAGCAGAAATGGATTGAAGTGACAGCTGACACACAGGTAGATGCTCTCATAAGTGCTGTCAACCATGGTTACAATTCTGGATTGAATTCTTCATCTGGGATTGTCCGAACAATTGTGTTTGCCAATACTGTTGAGGCTGTTGAAGCTGTGTCTAAGATCTTGACTGGAGCTGGAATTGAATGTTTTCGTTACCATAGTGATAGCTCGTTGGATGAGCGCACGAGAAATTTATTGGATTTCCAGCAGAAAGGTGGTGTTTTTGTGTGTACAGATGCTGCTGCACGTGGTCTAGATGTGCCTAATATTTCACATGTTATTCAG GCTGAATTTGCTACATCTGCTGTCGATTTCCTCCATAGAGTTGGTCGCACAGCAAGAGCAGGTCAACCTGGCCTTGTTACAAGCCTGTATACAGAAGCAAACCGTGATCTTGTCTCTGCAATTCGCCAAGCTGAAAAACAGGGTCTACCT GAGAAGGCTTTCAGCAGAAAAAGGAGCTTTCGCAACAAGCTCAAGAAGAGCG GTTTGAGGAAAACCAGCGTGCATACCGTTCTGGAAAAATCGTAA